A portion of the Bacillota bacterium genome contains these proteins:
- a CDS encoding helix-turn-helix transcriptional regulator, producing the protein MKRLRTERGLTQAEVARHLGIRQSTYAMIEAGHRFPRPALAKALADFFQSTVDDLFFARGDHKMQSQLPSQGKQTDCEIAACQ; encoded by the coding sequence ATGAAACGCTTGAGGACCGAACGAGGTCTAACTCAGGCTGAAGTGGCTCGGCACTTGGGGATAAGGCAGAGCACATATGCGATGATCGAAGCAGGTCACCGGTTCCCTCGACCGGCACTGGCCAAGGCTCTGGCCGATTTCTTCCAGTCAACGGTCGACGACCTTTTCTTTGCCCGTGGTGATCACAAAATGCAATCGCAACTACCGAGTCAAGGAAAGCAAACCGACTGCGAGATAGCCGCCTGCCAGTGA
- a CDS encoding helix-turn-helix domain-containing protein: MAESLPDILNVDQAAQFLHVSRNTAYELVRRGVLPHAHVGRRIVLSRQQLVQWVESGGGSKDHLLGIHHSANDHARAQTGRQVVPFRRKRARA; encoded by the coding sequence GTGGCCGAATCCTTGCCCGACATCCTCAACGTTGATCAGGCCGCACAGTTTCTCCACGTAAGCCGCAACACGGCTTACGAACTGGTCCGCCGCGGCGTCTTACCGCATGCCCACGTGGGCCGACGCATCGTGCTATCCCGGCAGCAGCTCGTGCAGTGGGTGGAGTCGGGTGGCGGCTCAAAGGACCACCTCCTGGGAATCCATCATTCCGCTAACGATCATGCCCGGGCTCAGACCGGAAGGCAAGTTGTACCGTTCCGGCGGAAGCGCGCCCGGGCGTGA